Proteins from a single region of Pseudomonas sp. BSw22131:
- a CDS encoding DedA family protein — MDFNPLDLILHLDVYLDLLVTNYGTWVYAILFLVIFCETGLVVMPFLPGDSLLFIAGAVAAGGGMDPVLLAGLLMAAAILGDSTNYVIGRTAGDKLFSNPNSKIFRRDYLTRTHEFYDRHGGKTVTLARFLPIIRTFAPFVAGVGKMHYPRFLGFSVLGSILWVGGLVALGYFFGNIPFIKKNLTLLVLAIIIMSLLPMIIGLLRGRMARSADVR, encoded by the coding sequence ATGGATTTCAATCCGCTCGACCTTATCCTTCACCTCGATGTTTACCTGGATTTGCTGGTTACCAACTACGGCACATGGGTCTACGCGATCCTGTTTCTGGTGATCTTCTGCGAAACGGGGCTGGTGGTGATGCCGTTCCTGCCAGGGGATTCTCTGCTCTTCATCGCGGGCGCGGTGGCTGCGGGTGGCGGCATGGACCCTGTGCTGTTGGCCGGTTTGTTGATGGCTGCGGCGATTCTTGGCGACAGCACCAACTATGTCATCGGTCGCACTGCGGGCGACAAACTGTTCAGCAACCCGAACTCGAAAATCTTCCGTCGCGATTACCTGACCCGCACTCACGAGTTTTACGATCGCCATGGCGGCAAAACCGTGACGCTGGCGCGCTTCCTGCCGATCATCCGCACGTTCGCCCCATTCGTGGCTGGCGTCGGCAAGATGCATTACCCGCGCTTCCTGGGCTTCAGCGTGCTGGGCTCGATCCTGTGGGTCGGCGGTCTGGTTGCACTGGGCTACTTCTTCGGGAACATCCCGTTCATCAAGAAAAACCTCACCCTGCTGGTGCTGGCGATCATCATCATGTCGTTGCTGCCGATGATCATCGGTCTGCTGCGCGGCCGCATGGCCCGGTCTGCCGACGTACGCTGA
- a CDS encoding LexA family transcriptional regulator: MNTSGDRLRVLLRECYLSATDFAANRNVTPQHVNNWFKRGIPIGRIDEVANLLSVNAEWLRTGAGPKHPGEGRTPAPPPPVSQKPVSEKPRTERSARDQLDLPLYDEQHKPGAQRTAVGEVPNRKIRLSRRVLNAMDVELHNAICIAMTGSSMADKIQDGSLIGIDTGKTLIIDGEIYALEHDGMLRVKYLYRLPGGGLRLRSHNAGEYPDEVFTALQIQEQHIQVLGWVFWWSTLNNRRHPAALP, encoded by the coding sequence ATGAATACATCAGGTGATCGATTACGCGTACTGCTGCGAGAGTGCTACCTCTCCGCCACAGACTTCGCAGCCAACCGCAACGTGACGCCCCAGCACGTGAACAACTGGTTCAAGCGCGGCATCCCCATTGGACGTATCGATGAAGTTGCCAACTTGCTCAGCGTCAACGCCGAGTGGCTGCGCACCGGTGCCGGCCCCAAGCATCCCGGTGAAGGCAGAACCCCAGCCCCACCGCCCCCGGTGAGCCAGAAACCCGTCAGCGAAAAGCCACGGACCGAACGCAGCGCCCGAGATCAGCTTGATCTCCCGCTGTACGACGAGCAGCACAAACCCGGCGCCCAACGCACGGCCGTAGGCGAAGTGCCGAATAGAAAAATCCGGCTATCACGCCGCGTGCTCAATGCCATGGACGTCGAGTTGCATAACGCGATTTGCATCGCAATGACCGGCAGCAGCATGGCCGACAAAATTCAGGATGGGTCGCTGATTGGCATCGACACGGGCAAGACGCTCATTATCGACGGCGAAATCTACGCACTCGAACACGACGGCATGCTGCGCGTGAAGTACCTGTACCGCCTGCCCGGTGGCGGTTTGCGATTGCGCAGCCACAATGCCGGCGAATACCCGGACGAGGTCTTCACCGCCCTGCAAATCCAGGAGCAACATATTCAGGTGCTGGGGTGGGTTTTCTGGTGGTCCACGCTTAACAATCGTCGGCACCCTGCGGCACTGCCTTGA
- the ppa gene encoding inorganic diphosphatase, producing MSYSKIPAGKDLPNDIYVAIEIPANHAPIKYEIDKDSDCLFVDRFMATPMFYPANYGFIPNTLADDGDPLDVLVVTPYPVTPGSVIRARPVGILHMTDDGGGDAKVIAVPHDKLSQLYVDVKEYTDLPPLLLEQIKHFFENYKDLEKGKWVKIEGWGNADAARAEITKSVAAYKG from the coding sequence ATGAGCTACAGCAAGATTCCGGCTGGTAAAGACCTGCCGAATGACATCTACGTCGCGATCGAAATCCCGGCCAACCACGCCCCGATCAAATACGAAATCGACAAAGACAGCGACTGCCTGTTCGTTGACCGCTTTATGGCCACCCCGATGTTCTACCCGGCCAACTACGGTTTTATCCCAAACACCCTGGCTGACGACGGCGACCCGCTGGACGTACTGGTTGTGACGCCTTACCCGGTCACGCCAGGCTCGGTTATCCGCGCTCGTCCAGTCGGCATCCTGCACATGACCGACGACGGCGGCGGCGATGCCAAAGTCATCGCAGTCCCGCACGACAAGCTGTCCCAGCTGTACGTCGATGTGAAGGAATACACCGATTTGCCGCCCCTGCTGCTTGAGCAAATCAAGCACTTCTTCGAGAACTACAAAGACCTCGAAAAAGGCAAATGGGTGAAGATCGAAGGTTGGGGCAACGCAGACGCTGCCCGCGCTGAAATCACCAAGTCGGTAGCCGCCTACAAAGGCTGA
- a CDS encoding M90 family metallopeptidase has translation MWSLGGWLKRRTLARHPVPDELWARVRQRLPILDGLSAEEDQRLRDCCVLFLQDKTLTALDGVNLDDESRLFLAAQAQLPLLALGDLNWYQGFHEIVLYPDDFISPQKHRDASGIEHEWDGEHSGEAWSQGPVILAWAGVLSSGGWEGYNLVIHELAHKLDMLNGDANGMPPLHQGMAVKQWTDAMQSAFDDLNRQLDADPDAETAIDPYAAEDPGEFFAVTSEYFFSAPDVLAQAYPAVYQQLSAFYRQDTLGRLTALQQQNPVYQAHTNV, from the coding sequence ATGTGGTCGCTTGGCGGCTGGCTCAAGCGCCGCACCCTGGCGCGTCACCCGGTGCCCGATGAGCTATGGGCTCGGGTGCGTCAACGCCTGCCGATCCTCGACGGCCTGAGCGCCGAAGAGGATCAGCGTCTGCGCGATTGTTGCGTACTGTTTCTGCAAGACAAAACCCTGACAGCGCTGGACGGGGTAAATCTGGACGATGAGTCCCGGCTGTTCCTTGCAGCGCAGGCGCAGTTGCCACTGTTGGCGCTGGGCGATCTGAACTGGTACCAGGGCTTTCATGAAATTGTGTTGTACCCCGATGACTTCATCAGCCCGCAGAAACACCGCGATGCCAGCGGTATCGAGCACGAGTGGGACGGTGAGCACAGCGGTGAGGCATGGTCGCAGGGGCCGGTGATTCTGGCGTGGGCGGGCGTGCTGTCGAGCGGCGGCTGGGAAGGCTACAACCTGGTTATTCACGAGCTGGCGCACAAGCTGGACATGCTCAACGGCGACGCCAATGGGATGCCGCCGCTGCACCAGGGCATGGCGGTCAAGCAATGGACCGATGCGATGCAAAGCGCTTTCGACGACCTCAACCGACAGCTGGATGCCGATCCCGACGCCGAGACGGCTATCGATCCGTATGCGGCTGAAGATCCGGGCGAGTTCTTCGCGGTCACCAGCGAATACTTCTTCAGCGCACCGGATGTGCTCGCCCAAGCCTATCCGGCTGTCTACCAGCAACTGAGTGCCTTTTATCGGCAGGACACCCTCGGCCGACTGACGGCACTTCAGCAGCAAAACCCGGTCTATCAGGCTCATACCAACGTCTAG
- the eutC gene encoding ethanolamine ammonia-lyase subunit EutC, whose translation MSDKPMDEINPPNLKPENPWLDLRRLTPARIALGRTGTSMPTGAQLDFQAAHAQARDAVHLPFEHAALTDALAAKGREHLLLHSAAPDRDTYLQRPDLGRKLDEDSAQALTEYALAHAGGVDLAVVIADGLSALAVHRHALPFLERMEEQATAEGWSLSPVILVEQGRVAVADEIGERLGAKMVVILIGERPGLSSPDSLGLYFTYAPKTGLTDASRNCISNVRLEGLSYGMATHRLLYLMREACRRQLSGVSLKDEAQLQTLESDSSTEGSANFLLAGPKE comes from the coding sequence ATGAGTGACAAGCCCATGGACGAGATCAACCCGCCCAATCTCAAACCTGAAAACCCTTGGCTCGATCTGCGCCGCCTGACGCCTGCGCGTATTGCGCTAGGTCGTACCGGCACCAGCATGCCCACCGGTGCGCAGCTGGATTTTCAAGCAGCACACGCACAGGCCCGTGATGCCGTGCACTTGCCCTTCGAGCATGCAGCCCTCACCGACGCCCTTGCCGCCAAGGGCCGAGAACATTTGCTGCTACACAGCGCGGCGCCTGACCGTGATACCTATCTGCAACGCCCGGATCTGGGCCGCAAGCTGGACGAAGACTCCGCTCAGGCATTGACCGAGTACGCCTTGGCGCATGCTGGCGGCGTTGATCTGGCGGTGGTCATAGCTGATGGGCTGTCTGCGTTGGCGGTGCATCGTCACGCGCTGCCGTTTCTGGAGCGGATGGAGGAACAGGCCACCGCTGAGGGATGGTCGTTGTCACCCGTGATTCTGGTAGAGCAAGGCCGGGTCGCCGTTGCTGACGAAATCGGTGAACGACTTGGCGCAAAAATGGTGGTGATCCTGATCGGCGAGCGGCCGGGTCTCAGTTCTCCCGACAGCCTCGGGCTGTACTTCACTTACGCGCCGAAAACGGGACTGACCGACGCCAGCCGCAACTGTATTTCCAATGTGCGCCTGGAAGGGTTGAGTTACGGCATGGCGACGCATCGTCTGTTGTACCTGATGCGTGAAGCGTGTCGTCGCCAGCTGTCAGGTGTCAGCCTCAAAGACGAAGCCCAATTGCAGACGCTGGAGTCGGACTCATCCACCGAGGGCAGCGCGAACTTCCTGCTCGCTGGTCCGAAAGAATGA
- the exaC gene encoding acetaldehyde dehydrogenase ExaC, producing MRYAHPGTEGALVTFKTKYGNYIGGEFVAPVKGQYFENTSPITGKLIAEFPRSTAEDIDKALDAAHAAADAWGKTSVQERSLTLLKIADRIEQNLEVLAITETWDNGKAVRETLNADIPLAVDHFRYFAGVLRAQEGSAAEIDGNTVAYHIHEPLGVVGQIIPWNFPILMAAWKLAPALAAGNCIVLKPAEQTPLGITVLMELIGDLLPKGVLNVVQGYGREAGEALASSKRIAKIAFTGSTPVGSHIMKLAADSIIPSTVELGGKSPNIFFEDIMQAEPEFIDKAAEGVVLAFFNQGEVCTCPSRCLVQESIYPQFMEVVMQKVLKIKRGDPLDTDTMVGAQASQQQFDKILSYLEIAQGEGAELLTGGKVEKLEGDLSTGYYIQPTLLKGNNKMRVFQEEIFGPVVSVTTFKDEAEALAIANDTEFGLGAGLWTRDINRAYRVGRAIKAGRVWTNCYHLYPAHAAFGGYKKSGVGRETHKVALEHYQQTKNLLVSYDINPLGFF from the coding sequence ATGCGTTACGCCCATCCCGGTACTGAAGGCGCCCTCGTTACCTTCAAAACCAAATACGGCAACTACATCGGTGGCGAATTTGTCGCACCGGTCAAAGGCCAGTACTTTGAAAACACCTCGCCCATCACCGGCAAGTTGATCGCTGAGTTCCCTCGGTCGACCGCCGAAGACATCGACAAAGCCCTCGACGCAGCCCATGCCGCTGCCGATGCGTGGGGCAAGACCTCCGTGCAGGAGCGTTCGCTGACCCTGCTCAAAATCGCTGATCGCATCGAACAGAACCTTGAAGTACTGGCCATCACCGAAACTTGGGACAACGGCAAGGCCGTGCGCGAAACCCTCAACGCGGACATTCCACTGGCGGTCGATCATTTCCGTTATTTCGCAGGCGTACTGCGCGCCCAGGAAGGCAGCGCTGCCGAAATCGACGGCAATACCGTGGCCTATCACATTCACGAACCGCTGGGCGTGGTCGGGCAGATCATCCCGTGGAACTTCCCGATTCTGATGGCCGCCTGGAAACTCGCGCCAGCGTTGGCAGCGGGCAATTGCATCGTCCTCAAACCGGCCGAGCAAACGCCGCTGGGCATCACCGTACTGATGGAATTGATCGGCGATTTGCTGCCAAAAGGCGTGCTCAACGTGGTGCAGGGTTATGGACGTGAAGCGGGCGAAGCGCTGGCCAGCAGCAAGCGCATCGCCAAGATCGCTTTCACAGGTTCCACGCCGGTTGGCTCGCACATCATGAAGCTGGCCGCTGACAGCATCATCCCCTCCACCGTTGAGCTGGGCGGCAAATCGCCGAACATCTTCTTCGAAGACATCATGCAGGCCGAGCCCGAGTTCATCGACAAGGCCGCTGAAGGCGTGGTGCTGGCCTTCTTCAATCAGGGCGAAGTCTGCACCTGCCCTTCCCGCTGCCTGGTTCAAGAGTCGATCTACCCGCAGTTCATGGAAGTGGTGATGCAGAAGGTCCTGAAAATCAAACGCGGCGACCCGCTGGATACCGACACCATGGTCGGCGCACAGGCGTCTCAGCAGCAGTTCGACAAAATCCTGTCTTACCTGGAGATCGCGCAGGGCGAAGGCGCCGAGCTGCTCACCGGCGGCAAGGTTGAAAAGCTGGAAGGCGACCTGTCGACCGGCTATTACATCCAGCCGACGCTGCTCAAGGGCAACAACAAGATGCGCGTGTTCCAGGAAGAAATCTTCGGCCCAGTGGTCAGCGTGACCACGTTCAAGGATGAAGCCGAAGCGCTGGCCATCGCCAACGACACCGAGTTCGGCCTGGGCGCAGGCCTGTGGACCCGTGACATCAACCGCGCGTACCGAGTAGGCCGGGCGATCAAGGCTGGTCGTGTGTGGACTAACTGCTACCACTTGTACCCGGCGCACGCCGCATTCGGCGGTTACAAGAAATCCGGCGTCGGTCGTGAAACCCACAAGGTCGCGCTTGAGCACTATCAGCAAACCAAAAACCTGCTGGTGAGCTACGACATCAACCCGCTGGGCTTCTTCTAA
- a CDS encoding ethanolamine ammonia-lyase subunit EutB: MASFSHSVGAQTYCFDSLKDVMAKASPARSGDFLAGVAATNDAERVAAQMALADIPLKYFLEEVLIPYESDEVTRLIIDTHDKAAFATVSHLTVGGFRDWLLSEQANETSLRALAPGLTPEMAAAVSKIMRVQDLILVAQKIRVVTRFRNTVGLRGRLSTRLQPNHPTDEPSGIAASILDGLLYGNGDAMIGINPATDSTSSIVALLEMLNAIIQRYEIPTQACVLTHVTTSIEVINRGVPVDLVFQSITGTEAANTSFGINLNVLQEGYEAGLSLNRGTLGQNLMYFETGQGSALSANAHHGVDQQTCETRAYAVARHFNPFLVNTVVGFIGPEYLYNGKQIIRAGLEDHFCGKLLGVPMGCDICYTNHAEADQDDMDTLLTLLGVAGINFIMGIPGSDDIMLNYQTTSFHDALYARQTLGLRAAPEYEAWLEKMGIFTQTDGRVRFGDALPPAFRQALAHLV; encoded by the coding sequence ATGGCAAGCTTTTCGCATTCTGTCGGCGCTCAGACTTATTGCTTCGACAGCCTCAAGGACGTCATGGCCAAGGCCAGTCCGGCGCGCTCGGGGGACTTCCTCGCAGGTGTCGCAGCCACCAATGACGCCGAGCGCGTAGCCGCGCAAATGGCGCTGGCCGACATCCCGCTCAAGTACTTTCTCGAAGAAGTGCTGATCCCGTATGAAAGCGATGAAGTCACTCGGCTGATCATCGACACGCACGACAAAGCCGCATTTGCCACCGTCAGCCATCTGACCGTCGGCGGCTTTCGCGACTGGCTGCTGAGTGAGCAGGCAAACGAGACGAGCCTGCGCGCCCTTGCCCCAGGCCTGACCCCTGAAATGGCGGCCGCCGTGTCCAAGATCATGCGCGTGCAGGATCTGATTCTGGTCGCGCAGAAAATCCGCGTCGTCACCCGATTTCGCAACACGGTCGGGCTGCGGGGTCGTTTATCAACGCGCCTGCAACCCAATCACCCCACAGACGAGCCCTCGGGTATCGCCGCCAGCATTCTCGACGGGCTGCTGTACGGCAACGGCGACGCCATGATCGGCATCAACCCCGCCACCGACAGCACCTCCTCAATCGTTGCGTTGCTGGAGATGCTCAACGCGATCATCCAGCGTTATGAAATCCCGACTCAGGCGTGCGTGCTGACCCACGTCACCACGTCCATTGAAGTGATCAACCGCGGGGTGCCAGTGGACCTGGTGTTTCAGTCGATCACCGGCACGGAAGCGGCCAATACCAGCTTCGGAATCAACCTGAATGTGCTGCAGGAAGGCTATGAAGCCGGTCTGAGTCTGAACCGCGGCACCTTGGGCCAGAACCTGATGTATTTCGAAACCGGACAAGGCAGCGCGCTGTCGGCCAACGCTCATCACGGCGTCGATCAACAGACCTGCGAGACGCGAGCTTACGCCGTGGCGCGCCATTTCAATCCGTTCCTGGTGAATACGGTGGTGGGTTTCATCGGTCCTGAGTATTTGTACAACGGCAAACAGATTATTCGTGCCGGGCTTGAAGACCACTTCTGCGGCAAGCTTCTGGGCGTGCCAATGGGCTGTGACATCTGCTACACCAATCACGCCGAAGCCGATCAGGACGACATGGACACGCTGCTGACCCTGCTGGGCGTGGCCGGGATCAACTTCATCATGGGCATTCCGGGGTCCGACGACATCATGCTCAATTACCAGACCACCTCTTTCCATGATGCGCTGTACGCCCGACAAACCCTGGGCTTGCGCGCTGCGCCTGAATACGAAGCGTGGCTGGAGAAGATGGGCATCTTTACCCAGACCGATGGCCGCGTACGTTTCGGCGATGCTTTACCGCCGGCATTCCGCCAGGCACTGGCGCATCTGGTATGA